Sequence from the Deltaproteobacteria bacterium genome:
GAGAGCGCAATCACCGACGTGGCCGACGCGGGGCCGGCCACGATTGCGTATGCGCAGGCAATCGCCGCGGCGATCGCGATTTGCCTTCTCATAAAAATCCTCGCTCGGTCAAAACACTGCGCAGATCGGGCTGTCCGATCTCTTGAAGTTCGTATTGTACGCGAAGCGCGGGTTTGGAGAAATCGATCACCCGGCGCAGATCGATCGGCGTTCCGATCAGCACCAGATCGGCGTCGGACGCTTCGATGGTCGCGGCGAGATCGGCCACCTGTTCGTCGCCGTAGCCCACCGCCGGCAACACTTCGCGCAGATGCGGATACTTCGCGAACACGCGCGCGAGGTCGCCTTTCGCGAACGGACGCGGGTCGACCAACTCGCGCGCGCCGAGCTTCTTCGCGGTGATCGCCGCCACCCCGTACGCCATGTCGCCGTGCGTGACCGTGGGACCATCCTCGACGCACAGCACCCGCGCGCCGCGCACGCGTTCGGGCTCGTCGACCGTCATGGGGCTCGCGGCCTCGATGATCGTTGCCGAAGGATTCATCTCGGCGATCGACGCGCGCAGGGCTTTCACATCCTCGGGCCGCGCGGAATCGACCTTGTTGATGATCACGACCTGCGCTCGATACACATTGGCCGCACCGGGGTGGTAACGGCGCTCGTGTCCGATGCGGAGGGGATCGGCGACGACGATCTCAAGATCGGGCCTGTAGAACGGCAGGTCGTTGTTGCCCCCGTCCCACAGGATCACGTCGGCTTCCTGCTCGGCTTGCGCCAGAATTTTCCCGTAATCGACTCCGGCATACACAACGCATCCGCGCTGGATGTGTGGTTCATATTCCTCGCGCTCTTCGATGGTGCACTCGTGCAGATCCAGATCGGCGAGGGTCGCGAATCGCTGCACGACCTGTCGGCGCAGATCGCCATAAGGCATCGGGTGACGGATCGCCACCACGTGCTTGCCCGCCGCGCGCAGCAGGTCTGCGATACGCCGCGTGGTCTGGCTCTTGCCGCTGCCGGTGCGGACCGCACCCACCGCGATGATGGGAACTTTCGAACGAAGCATCGTCGCATTCGCGCCGATCAGTCGATAATCCGCACCCGCCGCGATAACACGGCTGCCCAAGGTCATGACGTGGTCGAAGGAGACGTCGGAATACGCGAACACCACTTCGTCCACCGATTCGTCCGCGATGATCTTCAGCAGATCCTGCTCGGGCTCGATGGGAATGCCGCCCGGATAGAGCGACCCGGCGAGCTCGGCGGGATAGCGGCGGTCGTCGATGCCGGGGATCTGCGTCGCGGTGAACGCGCGGACGTCAAAATCCGGGTTGTCGCGAAACACGCAGTTGAAGTTGTGGAAATCACGACCGCCGGCGCCGGCGATCACCACGCGACGGGGCGCGCGCGTGTCCGACATGGGTTCCTCCATCGCCCGAGCGGTTCGCAATGGCAACGCTGGGGGCGAGCTCGTGGGAGACGCGAGAACTCGCGGGCTCGTCTTCGGAGAGGTTCCCATCCGATGCGGCCAAGCTAGACGAATAGCGTTTGTCGTCAAGGCGCCGCGTTTACCGTGGGGAGGGACAACGCATTCCTTCCGGAGCAGTCGCAGTTGTCCAAATATTTGGTTCTTCGCCAATGTCAGTGGATGCCTCGTTCCTCGGCCAATTGCGGCAGTCGCTTCGAGGAATGACGGGGCGAATCGTTT
This genomic interval carries:
- a CDS encoding GTPase gives rise to the protein MSDTRAPRRVVIAGAGGRDFHNFNCVFRDNPDFDVRAFTATQIPGIDDRRYPAELAGSLYPGGIPIEPEQDLLKIIADESVDEVVFAYSDVSFDHVMTLGSRVIAAGADYRLIGANATMLRSKVPIIAVGAVRTGSGKSQTTRRIADLLRAAGKHVVAIRHPMPYGDLRRQVVQRFATLADLDLHECTIEEREEYEPHIQRGCVVYAGVDYGKILAQAEQEADVILWDGGNNDLPFYRPDLEIVVADPLRIGHERRYHPGAANVYRAQVVIINKVDSARPEDVKALRASIAEMNPSATIIEAASPMTVDEPERVRGARVLCVEDGPTVTHGDMAYGVAAITAKKLGARELVDPRPFAKGDLARVFAKYPHLREVLPAVGYGDEQVADLAATIEASDADLVLIGTPIDLRRVIDFSKPALRVQYELQEIGQPDLRSVLTERGFL